One genomic window of Ziziphus jujuba cultivar Dongzao chromosome 4, ASM3175591v1 includes the following:
- the LOC132803497 gene encoding putative disease resistance RPP13-like protein 1: protein MALEVVGGAFLSASLQVLFDRMASKQVVDFVREKNVDDELLNKLKIKLSSINKVLDDAEKKQLADPAVRKWLNELKHTVYNTEDLVYEIHTEALRYEIEGKPHLLSFFSTRSYAKQINQRIAKILDALEYIVKDKDLIGLKEVGRVDNKSPPRVSIIVPPLEDESGIHGRDADKEAIVNLLPSDADTVNKISVIPIVGMGGLGKTTLAKLAYNDFRVNNLFDIKMWITVSDEFDVFMLTKAILEKVTSRTCSIEDQYDLQLKLKEVLEGQKFLLVLDDVWNENYDRWYALKSPLEFAACGSKIIVTTRSESIGSMMGNVPNHRLQVISDEDGWKLFAKHAFSNNNVEPSIYSDLEVIGKKIVEKCQGLPLAIISLGGLLRSKLNSKEWEKILKNDIWELIDEKKCDILPALWLSYYYLPPNLKRCFAYCSIFPKDLLFEKEIIILLWMAEDLLQPQKYKTLEEVGDEYFSDLVSRSFFQCCDDNFIMHDLVNDLASFVSGEFCLRLDDNDSKVVSSNARHLSCMGYGRSIKNLEAPFENKLWRTLLRNGLESSDFEPMQTMQCLRVLRCIPISPLPDSIGNLKLLRYLDLSWSRIEAIPDTVCTLYNLQTLKLTSCHNFRCLPNSIGNLKNLRYLNLSLTAVKQLPETICNLPDLRTLSLSYCRSLSRLPNSMARLTNLRHIDIEGTYLEEMPPQMSALKFLEKLSYFIVGKDSGSSIEELEKLSNLRGSLDIKRLENIVNVDDVSVANALMDKKYLTRLSLAWDNDVDDSHKAKKVLERLEPQINVEELAIANYGGTSFPDWVGRDLFCRLGKMELTNCRNCYLLPPLGQLPSLKELCVEGFDMVGRIGHEFYCGGSSSNSMTRPFKSLEFLKFSDMSSWEEWLLMEGEQEDGAFPKLERLELNNCPKLSAACLPDCLPSLNTLEISGCKMLLASLQDDQLPTLEVLELSCCPEVESLPEGRLPSTIHTIRILCCGKLVSLLEEGWPSNLKSLSILGCDKLFTINMQWNLGMLTSLTSVTIGGQNVALDSFLEEGQLPITLTSLTLRNIPNLRSLYSKAFRSLTSLKKLKICKCTNLQCLPEEGLPASLELLSIESCPLVAQRCQREIGEDWPKIAHIPCIRIVDRIIIDDMC from the coding sequence ATGGCTCTGGAAGTGGTTGGTGGAGCTTTCCTGTCTGCTTCCCTTCAGGTGCTGTTTGATAGGATGGCTTCAAAGCAGGTGGTTGACTTCGTCCGTGAAAAGAATGTGGATGATGAGCTGCTGAACAAGTTGAAGATCAAGTTATCGTCTATTAATAAAGTGTTGGATGATGCTGAGAAGAAGCAACTCGCTGATCCTGCTGTGAGGAAATGGCTGAATGAGCTCAAACACACGGTCTACAATACAGAGGACTTGGTGTACGAGATCCACACTGAAGCTTTACGATACGAGATCGAAGGTAAGCCTCATCTACTCAGCTTCTTCTCTACTAGATCTTATGCTAAGCAAATTAACCAAAGGATAGCCAAGATCCTTGACGCACTTGAATATATTGTGAAAGATAAGGATCTGATTGGTTTGAAAGAAGTAGGCCGTGTTGACAACAAATCTCCACCTAGAGTTTCAATAATAGTACCACCTTTGGAAGACGAATCTGGTATCCATGGTAGGGATGCTGATAAAGAGGCCATTGTTAATTTGTTGCCCTCAGATGCTGATACTGTTAATAAGATATCTGTAATTCCCATTGTAGGCATGGGTGGGCTGGGCAAGACCACCCTTGCTAAGCTCGCTTACAATGATTTCAGAGTAAACAACTTATTTGACATCAAAATGTGGATTACAGTATCTGATGAGTTTGATGTTTTTATGTTGACAAAAGCAATTCTGGAAAAGGTCACTTCTCGAACATGCTCTATCGAGGACCAATACGACCTGCAACTTAAGTTGAAGGAGGTTTTGGAAGGCCAAAAGTTTCTCTTGGTTCTTGACGATGTTTGGAATGAGAATTATGACCGCTGGTATGCATTGAAGAGTCCACTTGAATTTGCAGCGTGTGGAAGTAAGATTATTGTGACAACACGTAGTGAAAGTATTGGATCAATGATGGGCAATGTTCCAAATCATCGTCTCCAAGTAATATCAGATGAAGATGGCTGGAAATTATTTGCAAAACACGCATTCAGTAATAATAATGTGGAGCCAAGTATATATTCAGATTTGGAAGTGATTggtaaaaaaattgttgaaaaatgcCAAGGTCTTCCTTTAGCAATAATTTCACTTGGTGGTCTTTTGCGCTCCAAACTCAATTCCAAGGAGTGGGAAAAAATACTCAAGAATGATATATGGGAATTGATTGATGAAAAGAAGTGTGACATTCTTCCAGCTCTATGGTTGAGCTATTACTATTTGCCTCCAAATCTAAAAAGATGTTTTGCTTATTGctcaatttttccaaaagatcttctttttgaaaaagaaataataattttattatggaTGGCAGAAGATCTTCTGCAGCCTCAAAAATACAAGACTCtagaagaagttggagatgagTACTTTAGTGATCTAGTGTCAAGATCATTCTTTCAATGTTGTGACGATAATTTTATCATGCATGATCTTGTGAATGATTTAGCTAGTTTTGTTTCAGGAGAATTCTGTTTGAGATTGGATGATAATGACTCAAAAGTTGTTTCAAGTAATGCTCGCCATTTATCATGTATGGGATATGGCCGTAGCATCAAGAATTTAGAGGCTCCTTTTGAAAATAAGTTATGGCGCACTTTGCTACGAAATGGATTAGAGTCATCAGATTTTGAACCGATGCAAACAATGCAATGCCTAAGAGTGCTTCGTTGCATTCCAATCTCGCCGTTGCCCGATTCTATTGGAAATTTAAAGCTTCTAAGGTATTTGGATTTAAGTTGGAGTAGAATTGAAGCAATACCGGATACAGTTTGTACTTTGTACAACTTGCAGACCTTAAAATTGACATCTTGTCACAATTTTAGATGTTTGCCTAATTCAATTGGCAATTTAAAAAACCTAAGGTACTTGAACTTGTCTCTTACCGCTGTTAAACAGTTACCTGAGACGATATGCAATTTGCCTGATTTGCGTACATTGTCATTGTCATATTGTCGTAGCCTTAGTCGCTTACCAAACAGTATGGCAAGACTGACCAACTTGCGCCACATCGACATTGAGGGGACTTATTTAGAGGAGATGCCACCTCAAATGTCTGCGTTGAAATTTCTTGAAAAACTAAGTTATTTTATCGTAGGCAAAGATAGTGGATCGAGTATTGAAGAGTTAGAAAAGCTTTCAAATTTGCGTGGTAGTCTTGACATCAAAAGGCTAGAGAATATTGTAAACGTTGATGATGTTTCAGTGGCAAATGCATTAATGGATAAGAAGTACCTTACCAGACTGAGTTTGGCGTGGGACAATGATGTTGACGATTCACATAAAGCAAAAAAGGTATTAGAAAGACTTGAACCTCAAATAAATGTGGAAGAGTTGGCAATTGCAAATTATGGAGGTACAAGCTTTCCCGACTGGGTAGGACGTGATTTGTTCTGTCGTTTGGGAAAAATGGAGCTAACGAATTGTAGAAATTGTTATTTGTTGCCACCACTTGGACAACTTCCCTCTCTCAAAGAGCTGTGTGTGGAAGGGTTTGATATGGTGGGGAGAATAGGGCATGAATTTTACTGTGGTGGTTCTTCTTCTAATTCAATGACTAGGCCATTTAAGTCGTTAgaattcttaaaattttcaGATATGTCAAGTTGGGAAGAGTGGTTGCTGATGGAAGGTGAGCAAGAAGATGGAGCTTTCCCTAAACTTGAAAGGCTTGAATTAAATAATTGTCCGAAGCTAAGTGCAGCCTGCTTGCCTGATTGTCttccatccttaaatactcTTGAAATCTCGGGATGCAAAATGCTGCTGGCTTCACTCCAAGATGATCAACTTCCAACGCTCGAGGTGTTGGAATTATCTTGCTGTCCAGAAGTGGAGTCACTTCCAGAAGGGAGATTGCCCTCCACTATCCATACAATCCGCATTTTGTGTTGCGGAAAACTGGTCTCACTTTTGGAAGAGGGGTGGCCTTCGAATTTAAAATCACTTTCAATTTTGGGATGCGATAAGCTATTTACTATCAACATGCAGTGGAATCTGGGGATGCTCACCTCTCTTACATCTGTCACAATCGGCGGGCAAAATGTAGCGCTGGATTCATTTTTGGAGGAAGGGCAACTTCCCATCACCCTCACTTCTCTCACTCTTCGTAATATTCCCAATCTTAGATCCCTATATAGCAAGGCCTTTCGAAGTCTAACCTCcctcaaaaaattgaaaatttgtaaGTGCACTAATCTCCAGTGCTTGCCAGAAGAAGGTCTGCCTGCTTCTCTTGAACTATTGTCGATCGAGAGTTGTCCTTTGGTAGCTCAACGCTGCCAGAGAGAGATAGGGGAAGATTGGCCCAAGATCGCTCACATCCCTTGTATACGGATAGTTGACAGAATTATAATTGATGATATGTGCTAA
- the LOC107416115 gene encoding persulfide dioxygenase ETHE1 homolog, mitochondrial isoform X2 has protein sequence MLAMNLIRCCLSLARRSPSHFLNLSTTQTLVSPSSSRFKLITFQTMVSRAYTTPSHPSGKLLFRQLFEKDSSTYTYLLADVSHPDKPALLIDPVDKTAERDLSLVKELGLKLIYAMNTHVHADHITGTGLIKTKVPAVKSVISEASKSKADLLIQAGDKIYFGDLFLEVRSTPGHTLGCVTYVTGDGPDQPQPRMAFTGDALLIRGCGRTDFQGGSSHELYKSVHSQIFTLPKDTLIYPAHDYKGFTVSTVGEEMLYNPRLTRDEETFRNIVENLSLPYPKMIDLAVPANIVCGLQDLSAKPVEAISN, from the exons atgctggCCATGAATCTCATCCGCTGCTGCTTATCTCTTGCTCGGAGATCTCCTTCCCATTTCCTGAATCTCTCCACCACGCAAACCCTAGTCTCTCCATCATCATCTCGCTTTAAGTTGATCACCTTCCAAACAATGGTCTCGCGCGCTTACACGACGCCGTCTCATCCTTCCGGGAAGCTACTCTTCCGTCAGCTCTTCGAGAAGGATTCCTCCACCTATACTTACTTGCTCGCCGATGTCTCTCATCCCGATAAACCTGCTCTG TTGATTGACCCAGTTGACAAGACAGCGGAGAGAGACCTTTCCCTTGTTAAAGAGTTGGGACTCAAGTTAATTTATGCTATGAACACGCATGTCCATGCTGACCATATAACTGGCACTGGCCTCATAAAG ACCAAGGTTCCAGCTGTGAAATCTGTCATTTCTGAAGCAAGCAAATCAAAAGCGGACCTCCTGATTCAAGCTGGTGATAAGATATATTTCGGTGACCTGTTTTTGGAG GTTCGATCTACTCCAGGCCATACTTTAGGCTGTGTTACATATGTTACAGGGGATGGCCCTGATCAGCCCCAACCAAGGATGGCCTTTACTGGGGATGCCTTACTAATACGTGGTTGTGGAAGAACTGATTTTCAG GGTGGGAGTTCACATGAACTGTACAAGTCAGTGCATTCGCAG ATCTTTACATTGCCCAAGGATACACTAATCTACCCTGCTCATGATTACAAGGGATTCACC GTTAGCACTGTGGGCGAGGAGATGCTCTATAATCCTCGGCTCACAAGAGATGAG GAAACATTTAGAAATATCGTGGAAA ATCTGAGCCTTCCTTATCCAAAGATGATTGATCTAGCTGTCCCTGCCAATATAGTCTGTGGGTTGCAGGATTTATCAGCAAAGCCTGTTGAGGCTATCTCAAATTGA
- the LOC107416115 gene encoding persulfide dioxygenase ETHE1 homolog, mitochondrial isoform X5 produces the protein MLAMNLIRCCLSLARRSPSHFLNLSTTQTLVSPSSSRFKLITFQTMVSRAYTTPSHPSGKLLFRQLFEKDSSTYTYLLADVSHPDKPALLIDPVDKTAERDLSLVKELGLKLIYAMNTHVHADHITGTGLIKVRSTPGHTLGCVTYVTGDGPDQPQPRMAFTGDALLIRGCGRTDFQGGSSHELYKSVHSQIFTLPKDTLIYPAHDYKGFTVSTVGEEMLYNPRLTRDEETFRNIVENLSLPYPKMIDLAVPANIVCGLQDLSAKPVEAISN, from the exons atgctggCCATGAATCTCATCCGCTGCTGCTTATCTCTTGCTCGGAGATCTCCTTCCCATTTCCTGAATCTCTCCACCACGCAAACCCTAGTCTCTCCATCATCATCTCGCTTTAAGTTGATCACCTTCCAAACAATGGTCTCGCGCGCTTACACGACGCCGTCTCATCCTTCCGGGAAGCTACTCTTCCGTCAGCTCTTCGAGAAGGATTCCTCCACCTATACTTACTTGCTCGCCGATGTCTCTCATCCCGATAAACCTGCTCTG TTGATTGACCCAGTTGACAAGACAGCGGAGAGAGACCTTTCCCTTGTTAAAGAGTTGGGACTCAAGTTAATTTATGCTATGAACACGCATGTCCATGCTGACCATATAACTGGCACTGGCCTCATAAAG GTTCGATCTACTCCAGGCCATACTTTAGGCTGTGTTACATATGTTACAGGGGATGGCCCTGATCAGCCCCAACCAAGGATGGCCTTTACTGGGGATGCCTTACTAATACGTGGTTGTGGAAGAACTGATTTTCAG GGTGGGAGTTCACATGAACTGTACAAGTCAGTGCATTCGCAG ATCTTTACATTGCCCAAGGATACACTAATCTACCCTGCTCATGATTACAAGGGATTCACC GTTAGCACTGTGGGCGAGGAGATGCTCTATAATCCTCGGCTCACAAGAGATGAG GAAACATTTAGAAATATCGTGGAAA ATCTGAGCCTTCCTTATCCAAAGATGATTGATCTAGCTGTCCCTGCCAATATAGTCTGTGGGTTGCAGGATTTATCAGCAAAGCCTGTTGAGGCTATCTCAAATTGA
- the LOC107416115 gene encoding persulfide dioxygenase ETHE1 homolog, mitochondrial isoform X3 — protein sequence MLAMNLIRCCLSLARRSPSHFLNLSTTQTLVSPSSSRFKLITFQTMVSRAYTTPSHPSGKLLFRQLFEKDSSTYTYLLADVSHPDKPALLIDPVDKTAERDLSLVKELGLKLIYAMNTHVHADHITGTGLIKTKVPAVKSVISEASKSKADLLIQAGDKIYFGDLFLEVRSTPGHTLGCVTYVTGDGPDQPQPRMAFTGDALLIRGCGRTDFQIFTLPKDTLIYPAHDYKGFTVSTVGEEMLYNPRLTRDEETFRNIVENLSLPYPKMIDLAVPANIVCGLQDLSAKPVEAISN from the exons atgctggCCATGAATCTCATCCGCTGCTGCTTATCTCTTGCTCGGAGATCTCCTTCCCATTTCCTGAATCTCTCCACCACGCAAACCCTAGTCTCTCCATCATCATCTCGCTTTAAGTTGATCACCTTCCAAACAATGGTCTCGCGCGCTTACACGACGCCGTCTCATCCTTCCGGGAAGCTACTCTTCCGTCAGCTCTTCGAGAAGGATTCCTCCACCTATACTTACTTGCTCGCCGATGTCTCTCATCCCGATAAACCTGCTCTG TTGATTGACCCAGTTGACAAGACAGCGGAGAGAGACCTTTCCCTTGTTAAAGAGTTGGGACTCAAGTTAATTTATGCTATGAACACGCATGTCCATGCTGACCATATAACTGGCACTGGCCTCATAAAG ACCAAGGTTCCAGCTGTGAAATCTGTCATTTCTGAAGCAAGCAAATCAAAAGCGGACCTCCTGATTCAAGCTGGTGATAAGATATATTTCGGTGACCTGTTTTTGGAG GTTCGATCTACTCCAGGCCATACTTTAGGCTGTGTTACATATGTTACAGGGGATGGCCCTGATCAGCCCCAACCAAGGATGGCCTTTACTGGGGATGCCTTACTAATACGTGGTTGTGGAAGAACTGATTTTCAG ATCTTTACATTGCCCAAGGATACACTAATCTACCCTGCTCATGATTACAAGGGATTCACC GTTAGCACTGTGGGCGAGGAGATGCTCTATAATCCTCGGCTCACAAGAGATGAG GAAACATTTAGAAATATCGTGGAAA ATCTGAGCCTTCCTTATCCAAAGATGATTGATCTAGCTGTCCCTGCCAATATAGTCTGTGGGTTGCAGGATTTATCAGCAAAGCCTGTTGAGGCTATCTCAAATTGA